From the Senegalimassilia faecalis genome, one window contains:
- the nirJ2 gene encoding putative heme d1 biosynthesis radical SAM protein NirJ2, translating into MIVSWMTTNRCNLKCEHCYQDAAECDSRELTTAEGKAMIEQIARAGFKIMIFSGGEPLMRDDIFELVAHAAAQGLRPVFGSNGTLITDEVARKLKEAGTCSMGISIDSLDAAKHDAFRGVVGAHADTLAGIEACKRAGLDFQIHTTVVDWNRDEICDITDFAQDIGAVNHSIFFLIPVGRGKYIEETSLKVLENEALLQDIMRKTAEVDIDVKPTCAPQFTRVADQLGIPTRYTRGCLAGLTYCVVGSEGIVRPCAYMTEEAGDVREQPFDEIWATSPVFERLRTQAYGGNCGKCDHKEHCGGCRARAAYYHDGDYMAQDDYCAYGQKLGCKGA; encoded by the coding sequence ATGATTGTATCGTGGATGACAACCAACAGGTGCAACCTCAAATGCGAGCACTGCTACCAGGACGCGGCGGAATGCGACAGTCGCGAGCTGACGACGGCAGAGGGCAAGGCGATGATCGAGCAGATCGCGCGCGCCGGCTTCAAGATCATGATCTTCAGCGGCGGCGAGCCCCTTATGCGCGACGACATCTTCGAGCTCGTGGCGCACGCCGCAGCTCAGGGCCTGCGCCCCGTGTTCGGCAGTAACGGCACACTGATCACCGACGAGGTCGCGCGAAAGCTCAAGGAGGCCGGCACGTGCTCCATGGGCATCAGCATCGACAGCCTCGACGCGGCAAAGCACGACGCCTTCCGCGGCGTCGTAGGCGCCCATGCCGACACCCTTGCGGGCATCGAGGCATGCAAGCGCGCGGGCCTCGACTTCCAGATCCACACCACCGTGGTCGACTGGAACCGCGACGAGATCTGCGACATCACGGACTTCGCGCAGGATATCGGCGCTGTCAACCACTCGATCTTCTTCCTCATCCCCGTGGGTCGCGGCAAGTACATCGAGGAGACGAGCCTCAAGGTGCTGGAGAACGAGGCACTGCTCCAAGACATCATGCGCAAGACCGCAGAGGTCGACATCGACGTGAAGCCCACCTGCGCGCCGCAGTTCACGCGCGTCGCCGACCAGCTCGGCATCCCCACCCGCTACACGCGCGGCTGCCTGGCCGGCCTCACCTACTGCGTCGTCGGCAGCGAGGGCATCGTGCGGCCATGCGCGTATATGACCGAGGAGGCCGGCGACGTGCGCGAGCAGCCCTTCGACGAGATCTGGGCGACGAGCCCCGTGTTCGAGCGCCTGCGCACGCAGGCTTACGGCGGCAACTGCGGCAAGTGCGACCACAAGGAGCATTGCGGCGGCTGCAGGGCACGCGCGGCGTATTACCACGACGGCGACTACATGGCACAAGACGACTACTGCGCCTACGGGCAGAAGCTCGGCTGCAAGGGCGCCTAG
- a CDS encoding universal stress protein, giving the protein MAFGYNRIFAALDGASTQRAVVERAIALAAEEHAELTFGHVIDSVPYEASGVDFELLCNEGKIRIETDLADLLEQARNNPDIPSVQLLVRAGRITDTLQKQLIEPIEPNLVICGERGLSNIKYVFVGSVSTYLIRNVRCDVLVVKED; this is encoded by the coding sequence ATGGCTTTCGGTTACAATCGCATTTTCGCAGCCCTCGACGGTGCTTCCACCCAGCGCGCGGTCGTGGAGCGTGCAATCGCCCTGGCAGCTGAAGAGCACGCCGAGCTGACGTTTGGCCACGTCATCGACTCCGTGCCTTACGAGGCTTCGGGCGTCGACTTCGAGCTTCTGTGCAACGAAGGCAAAATCCGCATCGAAACCGACCTGGCCGACCTGCTGGAGCAGGCGCGCAACAACCCCGATATCCCCAGCGTACAGCTGCTGGTGCGCGCAGGCCGCATCACCGACACGCTGCAGAAGCAGCTCATCGAGCCCATTGAGCCCAACCTGGTCATCTGCGGCGAGCGCGGCCTGAGCAACATCAAGTACGTGTTCGTGGGCAGCGTCTCCACGTACCTCATCCGCAACGTCCGCTGCGACGTCTTGGTGGTCAAGGAAGACTAA
- a CDS encoding MerR family transcriptional regulator, with amino-acid sequence MTVGELARRVGVTVRTIQYYDQKGLLHPSSKSEQNQRLYSHDDEERLYRILTLKYLGFSLTKIKEAEALDGRQELSGALEHRMHELERESVEILRNISTVSSLREHLAASERVCWSDFAQAISDMQNREDVLWLAINGEGCDESSVPELTQEEVSRWHQLMGDTIEAMHDGMRPGDERGRELALRFERLGGMSGALAGLKRLANQRAQGPKQYDRDFYAGIQRRTLSFLKDALEALRG; translated from the coding sequence ATGACCGTCGGCGAGCTCGCCCGCCGCGTGGGCGTGACCGTGCGCACTATTCAGTACTACGACCAAAAGGGCCTGCTCCACCCCAGCTCCAAAAGCGAGCAGAATCAGCGCCTGTACTCCCACGACGACGAAGAGCGCCTCTATCGCATCCTCACCCTCAAGTACCTCGGCTTCTCGCTCACGAAGATCAAGGAGGCGGAGGCGCTCGACGGCCGCCAGGAGCTCTCCGGTGCACTCGAGCACCGCATGCACGAGCTCGAGCGCGAGAGCGTCGAGATCCTACGCAACATCAGCACCGTCAGCAGCCTCCGAGAGCACCTCGCCGCAAGCGAGCGCGTGTGCTGGAGCGACTTTGCCCAGGCCATCAGCGACATGCAAAACCGCGAGGACGTGCTGTGGCTGGCCATCAACGGCGAGGGCTGCGACGAGAGCAGCGTCCCGGAACTCACCCAAGAGGAGGTCAGCCGCTGGCACCAGCTCATGGGCGACACCATCGAGGCCATGCACGACGGCATGCGGCCCGGCGACGAGCGCGGCCGAGAGCTCGCCCTGCGCTTCGAGCGCCTCGGCGGCATGTCCGGAGCGCTGGCCGGCCTCAAACGCCTCGCCAACCAGCGCGCGCAAGGCCCCAAGCAGTACGACCGCGACTTCTACGCGGGCATCCAGCGCAGGACGCTCAGCTTCCTCAAGGACGCGCTCGAGGCGCTGCGGGGTTAG
- a CDS encoding ABC transporter substrate-binding protein, with protein MKRIATKACACACALALAASGSTMIGCSNGGADGDEAQQSATSQNAGYTFTDDLGNQVTVSSHERVVAGMGSFANIWELAGGTLVGASSDAFSDYHIESEAEKVGDFSSLNAESIIALNPDFVILTGASSGRGGGVAQTDLKDTLQAAGIPVAYFNVTTFDDYLRMLKTCCDITGDAEAYKVNGTEVAESIDAIKKKAEGKSAGSVAVLTTYSGGTRVQASSTQTGTMLAELGASNITDTDKSLLSDYSLESLVKADPDFIFLLPMGDSSEAAQKALKDQTTANPAWKELTAVKEGRVITLDPKLFLYKPNDSWDDAYEDLYEALYETPREQK; from the coding sequence ATGAAGAGGATTGCAACGAAGGCGTGCGCATGCGCGTGCGCGCTGGCGCTGGCGGCAAGCGGCAGCACGATGATCGGCTGCTCCAACGGCGGTGCGGACGGAGACGAGGCCCAGCAGAGCGCGACGAGTCAGAATGCCGGCTACACCTTTACAGACGACCTGGGCAACCAGGTGACCGTGAGCTCTCACGAGCGCGTCGTCGCGGGCATGGGCAGCTTCGCGAACATCTGGGAACTGGCAGGTGGCACCCTCGTCGGCGCGTCCAGCGACGCGTTTTCCGACTATCACATCGAGTCCGAGGCGGAGAAGGTCGGCGACTTCTCCTCCCTCAACGCGGAGTCTATCATCGCACTCAACCCGGACTTCGTGATCTTGACCGGCGCAAGCTCCGGTCGCGGCGGCGGCGTCGCCCAGACCGACCTCAAGGACACCCTGCAGGCGGCGGGCATCCCCGTGGCGTACTTCAACGTCACCACCTTCGACGACTACCTGCGCATGCTCAAGACCTGCTGCGACATCACCGGCGACGCCGAGGCGTACAAGGTCAACGGCACGGAAGTCGCCGAGAGCATCGACGCCATCAAGAAGAAGGCCGAGGGAAAAAGCGCGGGCAGCGTCGCGGTGCTGACCACGTACTCCGGAGGCACGCGCGTCCAGGCGTCTTCGACGCAAACGGGCACCATGCTCGCCGAGCTGGGTGCCAGCAACATCACCGACACCGACAAGAGCTTGCTCTCCGACTACAGCCTGGAGTCCCTGGTCAAGGCCGACCCCGACTTCATCTTCCTGCTGCCCATGGGTGACTCGAGCGAGGCCGCGCAAAAGGCCCTCAAGGACCAGACCACGGCCAACCCGGCTTGGAAGGAGCTGACCGCCGTCAAGGAGGGCCGCGTGATCACGCTCGACCCCAAGCTGTTCCTCTACAAGCCCAACGACAGCTGGGATGACGCATACGAGGACCTGTACGAGGCTCTGTACGAGACGCCGCGCGAGCAGAAGTAG